In Mycobacterium sp. 050128, one genomic interval encodes:
- the mshA gene encoding D-inositol-3-phosphate glycosyltransferase — protein MRNDPRRVALLAVHTSPLAQPGTGDAGGMNVYVLQSALHLARRGIEVEIFTRATASADPPVVEVEPGVLVRNVVAGPFEGLDKYDLPTQLCAFAAGVLRAEASHEPGYYDIVHSHYWLSGQVGWLARDRWAVPLVHTAHTLAAVKNAALAAGDAPEPPLRTVGEQQVVDEADRLIVNTEDEARQLVSIHHADPERIDVVHPGVDLEVFHPGERRAARVALGLALDEQIVAFVGRIQPLKAPDIVLRAAAKLPGVRIVVAGGPSGSGLATPDGLVRLADELGIGERVTFLPPQSRPNLATLFQAANLVAVPSYSESFGLVAVEAQACGTPVVAAAVGGLPVAVRDGVSGALVPGHDVDDWAHALDELLRLDGTAQGAAMSRAAATHAATFSWENTTDALLASYRRAIGDFSAARQRRVRDRVAARKPRRWTPRRGVGA, from the coding sequence ATGCGCAACGATCCGCGCCGGGTCGCGCTATTGGCAGTGCACACCTCACCCCTCGCTCAACCGGGTACCGGTGATGCCGGCGGGATGAACGTGTACGTGCTGCAAAGTGCGTTGCATCTGGCGCGGCGGGGCATCGAGGTGGAGATCTTCACCCGGGCCACCGCGTCGGCCGATCCGCCGGTCGTCGAGGTTGAGCCCGGAGTGCTGGTGCGCAACGTCGTTGCCGGGCCGTTCGAGGGCCTGGACAAGTACGACTTGCCTACCCAGCTGTGTGCGTTCGCGGCCGGGGTGCTGCGTGCCGAAGCCTCGCATGAGCCCGGTTACTACGACATCGTGCACTCGCACTACTGGCTGTCCGGACAGGTCGGGTGGCTGGCCCGCGACCGTTGGGCGGTGCCGCTGGTGCACACCGCGCACACGCTTGCCGCGGTGAAGAACGCCGCACTGGCCGCCGGCGACGCGCCCGAGCCCCCGCTGCGCACGGTGGGGGAGCAGCAGGTCGTCGACGAGGCGGACCGGCTGATCGTCAACACCGAAGACGAAGCGCGGCAATTGGTTTCGATCCATCACGCGGACCCCGAGCGGATCGACGTGGTCCATCCCGGCGTCGATCTGGAGGTGTTCCACCCGGGCGAACGCCGGGCGGCGCGCGTCGCGCTGGGCCTTGCGCTAGACGAACAGATCGTCGCGTTCGTCGGGCGAATCCAGCCGCTGAAGGCACCCGACATCGTGCTGCGGGCAGCGGCGAAACTGCCGGGCGTGCGCATCGTGGTGGCCGGCGGGCCGTCGGGCAGTGGTCTGGCTACCCCGGACGGACTGGTTCGCCTGGCCGACGAACTCGGGATCGGCGAGCGGGTGACGTTTCTGCCGCCGCAGTCCCGGCCGAACCTGGCGACCCTGTTCCAGGCCGCGAATCTTGTTGCAGTGCCCAGTTATTCGGAGTCCTTCGGCTTGGTCGCCGTCGAGGCGCAGGCGTGCGGCACGCCGGTGGTGGCGGCAGCGGTCGGCGGGCTGCCGGTTGCGGTGCGTGACGGCGTGAGCGGCGCGCTGGTGCCCGGGCATGACGTCGACGACTGGGCCCACGCGCTCGACGAGCTGCTGCGCCTGGACGGCACGGCCCAGGGCGCGGCGATGAGCCGGGCCGCGGCCACGCACGCGGCGACGTTCTCGTGGGAGAACACCACCGACGCGCTGCTGGCCAGCTATCGCCGGGCCATCGGTGATTTCAGCGCCGCGCGGCAGCGCCGGGTTCGCGACCGGGTGGCGGCGCGTAAGCCGCGTCGTTGGACGCCGCGCCGCGGGGTGGGCGCATGA
- a CDS encoding ROK family transcriptional regulator, protein MRSTSLTHTHHSPSRKGHLRLHRQILPPSLHISDSAAASVFRAVRLRGPVGRDVIAGVTSLSIATVNRQVIALLDAGLLRERADLAVSGAIGRPRVPVEINHEPFVALGIHIGARTTSIVATDLFGRTLDTVETPTPLSPPAAALTALAESATRYLRRWHRRRPLWVGVAIGGTVDGATGHVDHPRLGWRQAPVGPVLADALSLPVSVASHVDAMAGAELLLGMRRFAPSSPTSLYVYARETVGYALVIGGRVHCPSSGPGTIAGLPAHSELLGGTGQLESTVSDEAVLAAARRLRILRPAPAGRANGPATGITDLVRLARAGNQPAKDLLAERARVLGEAVALLRDLLNPDELVVGGQAFTEYPEAMEQVEAAFAERSVLTPRDIRVTAFGNRVQEAGAGIVSLGGLYADPLGAMRRAGVIGSRIPEVVDESSA, encoded by the coding sequence GTGCGCTCGACTTCTCTCACTCATACTCATCATTCGCCCAGCCGTAAGGGTCACCTGCGGCTGCACCGCCAGATTCTGCCGCCGTCGCTGCACATCTCCGACTCCGCTGCGGCCTCGGTGTTCCGGGCGGTCCGGCTGCGCGGCCCGGTCGGCCGCGACGTCATCGCCGGGGTCACCTCGCTGAGCATCGCGACGGTGAACCGGCAGGTCATCGCCCTGCTCGACGCGGGCCTGCTGCGGGAACGCGCAGACCTGGCCGTCTCCGGAGCCATCGGACGCCCACGGGTTCCGGTGGAGATCAATCACGAACCGTTCGTGGCGCTGGGCATCCACATCGGTGCGCGGACCACCAGCATCGTGGCGACCGACCTGTTCGGCCGCACGCTGGACACGGTGGAAACGCCGACGCCGCTGAGCCCGCCGGCCGCCGCGCTGACCGCGCTGGCCGAAAGCGCCACCCGCTACCTGAGGCGCTGGCATCGCCGGCGGCCGCTGTGGGTGGGGGTCGCCATCGGTGGCACTGTCGACGGCGCCACCGGCCATGTGGACCATCCGCGGCTGGGCTGGCGGCAAGCGCCGGTCGGGCCGGTGCTGGCCGACGCGCTGAGCCTGCCGGTTTCGGTGGCTTCGCACGTCGACGCGATGGCCGGCGCCGAGCTGCTGCTCGGCATGCGGCGGTTCGCGCCGAGTTCGCCGACCAGCCTGTACGTCTACGCCCGCGAGACCGTGGGATACGCGCTGGTGATCGGCGGACGGGTGCACTGCCCGTCCAGCGGTCCGGGCACCATCGCGGGCCTGCCCGCGCACTCCGAGCTGCTCGGCGGCACCGGACAGCTCGAGTCCACGGTCAGCGACGAGGCCGTGCTTGCCGCGGCTCGCCGGTTGCGCATCCTGCGCCCGGCGCCGGCTGGCCGCGCCAACGGCCCCGCCACGGGCATCACCGATCTGGTGCGCCTGGCCCGGGCCGGCAACCAGCCGGCCAAGGATCTGCTCGCGGAGCGCGCCCGAGTCCTGGGTGAGGCGGTTGCGCTGCTGCGTGACTTGCTCAACCCCGACGAACTCGTGGTCGGTGGCCAGGCATTCACCGAGTATCCCGAGGCGATGGAGCAGGTGGAGGCGGCATTCGCCGAGCGTTCGGTGCTGACGCCGCGGGATATCCGCGTCACCGCCTTCGGCAACCGCGTGCAAGAGGCCGGAGCGGGCATCGTGTCGCTGGGCGGGCTTTACGCCGACCCGCTGGGTGCGATGCGCCGTGCCGGGGTGATCGGCTCCCGGATCCCGGAGGTCGTCGACGAGTCTTCCGCCTAA
- a CDS encoding SDR family oxidoreductase, with protein MSSNNAHQRVAVVTGASSGIGEATAKTLAALGFHVVAVARRADRINAIANEIDGTPIVADVTDDAAVEALASKLGRVDVLVNNAGGARGLAPVADTDLEHWRWMWETNVLGTLRVTRALLPKLVDSGDGLIVTVTSVAALEVYDGGAGYTAAKHAQGALHRTLRGELLGKPVRLTEIAPGAVETEFSLVRFDGDQERAESVYAGITPLTATDVAEVIGFVASRPSHVDLDLIVLKPRDQANTMRFNRRG; from the coding sequence GTGAGTTCAAATAACGCGCATCAACGGGTTGCGGTAGTTACCGGTGCCAGTTCCGGAATCGGCGAAGCAACAGCCAAAACCCTTGCCGCCCTTGGGTTTCACGTCGTCGCAGTGGCGCGACGCGCGGACCGGATAAATGCCATCGCCAACGAGATAGACGGCACACCAATTGTGGCTGACGTCACAGACGACGCAGCCGTAGAGGCACTCGCCAGCAAATTGGGCCGGGTCGATGTACTGGTCAATAACGCCGGCGGCGCTCGCGGATTGGCACCCGTCGCCGACACCGACCTCGAGCACTGGCGCTGGATGTGGGAGACCAACGTCCTTGGCACGCTGCGGGTCACCCGCGCGCTGCTGCCCAAGCTGGTCGACTCCGGCGACGGCCTGATCGTCACCGTCACCTCGGTGGCCGCGCTCGAGGTGTACGACGGAGGCGCCGGCTACACCGCGGCCAAGCACGCCCAGGGCGCGCTGCACCGCACGCTGCGCGGCGAATTGCTGGGCAAGCCGGTGCGGCTCACCGAAATCGCCCCGGGCGCCGTGGAAACCGAGTTCTCACTGGTCCGATTCGACGGCGATCAGGAACGCGCGGAGTCGGTCTATGCCGGCATCACACCGCTGACGGCGACCGACGTGGCCGAGGTGATCGGGTTCGTGGCGTCACGCCCCTCCCACGTCGACCTGGACCTGATCGTGCTCAAGCCACGTGATCAGGCCAATACGATGCGGTTCAACCGCCGGGGCTAG
- a CDS encoding L,D-transpeptidase, whose translation MSVLPVSFIVVSTSPEQPPINRRLALAALGLGVFAPSVLAACGSPSAKQAQKNKEQSAPSLKYQPALDNHGTAADVVPIAPVSVAVSDGWFQKVALTNSSGKVVAGAFNADRTVYTTTEPLGYDSSYSWSGSVVGHDGKTVAVTGKITTVAPTKKVDGGFQLADGQTVGVAAPIIIQFDAPISDKAAVERALTITTNPPVEGSWAWLPDEQQGSRIHYRPREYYPAGTTVNVDAKFYGLPFGDGAYGLQDMSLKIQIGRKQVVKAEVSSHRIQVVTDAGVIMDFPCSYGEADKARNVTRNGIHVVTEKYADFYMSNPAAGYSHVHERWAVRISNNGEFIHANPMSAGAQGNTNVTNGCINLSNEDAAEYYPTAMYGDPVEVTGSSIQLSYSDGDIWDWAVDWDTWVAMSALPPPNAHPPASQIPVTAPVTPSTAPSLSGTPTTTTTTTTTSSSGSPSPGG comes from the coding sequence GTGTCGGTACTGCCGGTATCTTTTATTGTCGTGAGCACATCCCCCGAACAACCGCCGATTAATCGGCGGTTGGCGTTGGCAGCCCTTGGGCTGGGTGTGTTCGCGCCGAGCGTGCTGGCCGCCTGCGGCAGCCCCTCGGCTAAGCAAGCGCAGAAGAACAAAGAGCAGTCGGCGCCGAGTCTGAAATACCAGCCCGCCTTGGACAACCACGGGACCGCCGCCGACGTGGTTCCCATCGCCCCGGTCAGCGTCGCGGTCAGCGACGGCTGGTTCCAGAAGGTGGCGTTGACGAATTCGTCCGGCAAGGTCGTCGCCGGAGCGTTCAACGCCGACCGCACCGTCTACACGACCACCGAGCCGTTGGGCTACGACAGCAGCTACAGCTGGAGCGGTTCGGTCGTGGGCCACGACGGCAAGACCGTTGCCGTCACCGGCAAAATCACCACCGTCGCGCCCACCAAGAAGGTTGACGGCGGCTTCCAGTTGGCCGACGGCCAGACCGTCGGCGTCGCCGCGCCGATCATCATCCAGTTCGACGCGCCGATCAGCGACAAGGCTGCAGTCGAGCGGGCGCTGACCATCACCACCAACCCGCCCGTCGAAGGCAGCTGGGCCTGGCTGCCCGACGAGCAGCAGGGCTCCCGCATCCATTACCGCCCGCGCGAGTACTACCCGGCGGGCACCACCGTCAACGTCGATGCCAAGTTCTACGGGCTGCCGTTCGGCGACGGCGCCTACGGCTTGCAGGACATGTCGTTGAAGATCCAGATCGGCCGCAAGCAGGTCGTCAAGGCCGAGGTGTCGTCGCACCGCATCCAGGTCGTCACCGACGCCGGCGTGATCATGGACTTCCCGTGCAGCTACGGCGAGGCTGACAAGGCGCGCAACGTCACCCGCAACGGCATCCACGTGGTGACCGAGAAGTACGCGGACTTCTACATGTCCAACCCCGCGGCGGGATACAGCCATGTGCACGAACGCTGGGCGGTGCGAATCTCCAACAACGGCGAGTTCATCCACGCCAACCCGATGAGCGCCGGTGCACAAGGCAACACGAACGTCACCAATGGCTGCATCAACCTGTCGAACGAGGACGCCGCGGAGTATTACCCGACCGCGATGTACGGCGACCCGGTCGAGGTGACCGGCAGCTCGATCCAGCTGTCCTACTCCGACGGCGACATCTGGGACTGGGCCGTGGATTGGGACACCTGGGTGGCCATGTCGGCCCTCCCGCCGCCCAACGCGCACCCGCCGGCCAGTCAGATCCCCGTCACCGCGCCGGTCACGCCGTCGACCGCGCCGAGTCTGTCGGGCACGCCCACCACGACCACGACCACGACGACTACGTCCAGTTCGGGGTCGCCTAGCCCCGGCGGTTGA
- a CDS encoding UDP-N-acetylmuramate dehydrogenase — protein sequence MTGSLFAGARVAEAVPLAPLTTLRVGPVAQRLITCTSSEQVVAVLAELDGASDGPVLVFAGGSNLVIADDLTDLTAVHVATRGITVDGRLLRAEAGAVWDDVVVAAIEHGLGGLECLSGIPGSAGATPVQNVGAYGAEVSDTITRVRVLDRGSGAVRWVPGDELAFGYRTSMFKRAGPHVPGVVLEVEFALDDSGRSAPLRYGELTAALNAASGERADPRAVREAVLALRARKGMVLDAANHDTWSVGSFFTNPVVAPEVYESLAGRTEEPVPNYPAPGGVKLAAGWLVEHAGFGKGYPDTPGAPCRLSTKHALALTNRGNAATADVMTLARTIRDGVRDVFGITLEPEPVLLGCRL from the coding sequence GTGACCGGATCGCTGTTCGCTGGTGCGCGCGTCGCCGAGGCGGTGCCGCTGGCGCCGTTGACCACGTTGCGCGTCGGACCCGTCGCGCAACGCCTGATCACCTGCACCAGCAGCGAACAGGTTGTCGCCGTGCTGGCCGAGTTGGACGGCGCAAGTGACGGTCCGGTGCTGGTGTTCGCCGGCGGCTCCAACCTGGTGATAGCCGACGACCTGACCGACCTGACCGCTGTGCACGTGGCCACCCGCGGGATCACCGTCGACGGCCGGCTGCTGCGCGCCGAGGCCGGGGCGGTGTGGGACGACGTGGTGGTCGCGGCGATCGAGCACGGGCTGGGCGGGCTCGAGTGCCTGTCCGGCATACCGGGATCGGCGGGAGCCACCCCGGTACAAAACGTCGGCGCCTACGGCGCGGAGGTGTCCGACACCATCACCCGGGTCCGGGTGCTGGATCGCGGCAGCGGCGCGGTGCGCTGGGTACCCGGCGACGAGCTGGCCTTCGGCTATCGCACCAGCATGTTCAAGCGGGCCGGTCCGCACGTTCCCGGGGTCGTGCTGGAAGTGGAGTTCGCACTGGACGATTCGGGCCGCAGCGCGCCCTTGCGCTACGGCGAGCTCACCGCGGCACTGAACGCGGCCAGCGGTGAGCGTGCGGATCCGCGCGCGGTTCGCGAAGCGGTGCTGGCCCTGCGTGCCCGCAAGGGGATGGTGCTCGACGCGGCCAACCACGACACCTGGAGCGTGGGTTCGTTCTTCACCAACCCGGTCGTCGCGCCGGAGGTCTACGAGTCGCTGGCCGGCCGCACCGAGGAGCCGGTGCCCAACTATCCCGCGCCCGGCGGCGTCAAGCTGGCCGCCGGCTGGCTGGTGGAGCACGCGGGCTTCGGCAAGGGCTATCCCGACACCCCGGGCGCGCCCTGCCGGTTGTCCACCAAGCACGCGCTTGCTCTGACCAATCGAGGCAACGCCGCCACGGCGGACGTGATGACCCTGGCGCGGACCATCCGGGACGGGGTCCGCGACGTGTTTGGCATCACACTGGAACCCGAACCGGTGCTGCTCGGCTGCCGCCTGTAG
- a CDS encoding DUF2505 domain-containing protein, with protein MPRSFDLSADYQGSVEELHRAFAEPDYWRARLADIPVDEARLESIRVGGEAGDDGTIEVVTLQEVHSHNLPAMVTQLHRGDLFFRREETWGPVTDGIATASIKGSIVDTPVNVLGTAELSPIDRGGARLTFRVSIHVRIPLIGGKVENIIGTHLADLVSREQRFTTAWITNNA; from the coding sequence ATGCCCCGCTCATTCGACTTGTCCGCCGATTATCAGGGCAGCGTCGAAGAACTGCACCGGGCGTTCGCTGAGCCCGACTACTGGCGGGCCAGGCTGGCCGACATTCCGGTCGACGAGGCGCGGCTGGAGTCGATCCGCGTGGGTGGGGAAGCCGGCGACGACGGCACCATTGAAGTGGTGACGCTGCAGGAAGTGCACAGCCACAACCTGCCCGCGATGGTCACCCAGCTGCACCGGGGCGATCTGTTCTTCAGACGCGAAGAGACATGGGGACCGGTCACCGATGGCATCGCCACCGCGTCCATCAAGGGCTCGATCGTGGATACCCCGGTGAATGTTCTGGGCACCGCCGAGCTGTCGCCCATTGACCGCGGCGGCGCCCGCCTGACGTTCCGGGTCAGCATCCACGTCCGGATTCCCCTGATCGGCGGCAAGGTGGAGAACATCATCGGCACGCATCTGGCCGATCTGGTGAGCAGAGAGCAGCGCTTCACCACCGCGTGGATCACCAACAACGCGTGA
- a CDS encoding carbon-nitrogen hydrolase family protein: MRIALAQMLSGSDPAANLRQVRDYTARAADAGATLVVFPEATMCRFGVPLAPIAEPVDGPWADGVRQIAADSAVTVIAGMFTPAGDGRVTNTLITAGPGTPNQPDAHYDKIHLYDAFGFTESRTVAAGREPVVITVDGVGVGLTVCYDIRFPELYTELARRGAQLIAVCASWGSGPGKLEQWTLLARARALDSMSYVAAAGQADPADTLAGSGSSAGAPTGVGGSLVASPLGEVVASAGPDPQLVLADIDATLVAKARDSIAVLRNQSDFARCDRAESVG; the protein is encoded by the coding sequence ATGCGAATCGCGTTGGCGCAAATGCTCAGTGGCAGCGATCCGGCGGCCAATCTGCGGCAGGTGCGCGACTACACCGCCCGGGCCGCCGACGCCGGCGCGACGCTGGTGGTGTTTCCCGAAGCGACCATGTGCCGGTTCGGCGTCCCACTGGCACCGATCGCCGAACCCGTCGACGGGCCGTGGGCCGACGGGGTCCGGCAGATCGCGGCCGACTCCGCCGTCACGGTGATCGCCGGCATGTTCACCCCGGCCGGCGACGGCCGCGTGACGAACACACTGATCACGGCCGGGCCGGGCACACCGAATCAGCCGGACGCCCACTACGACAAGATCCATCTCTACGACGCGTTCGGCTTTACCGAGTCGCGCACCGTCGCCGCGGGCCGGGAACCGGTGGTGATCACCGTCGACGGTGTCGGGGTGGGGTTGACCGTTTGCTACGACATCCGCTTTCCCGAGCTCTACACCGAGCTGGCCCGGCGGGGCGCCCAGCTCATCGCGGTGTGCGCGTCCTGGGGTTCGGGTCCCGGAAAGCTCGAACAGTGGACCTTGTTGGCCCGCGCCCGCGCACTGGATTCGATGAGCTACGTCGCCGCAGCCGGTCAAGCCGATCCCGCTGACACACTGGCGGGCTCGGGGTCTTCCGCGGGCGCGCCGACCGGCGTCGGCGGCAGTCTGGTCGCTTCGCCGCTGGGCGAGGTGGTCGCGTCGGCCGGCCCCGACCCACAACTGGTGCTGGCCGACATCGACGCCACCCTGGTCGCGAAGGCCCGCGACAGCATCGCCGTGCTGCGCAACCAGTCCGACTTTGCTCGTTGCGATAGGGCAGAATCGGTTGGGTGA
- a CDS encoding LmeA family phospholipid-binding protein, producing the protein MTNPPGPPHEGPSSWAPSEDHGPFGPTTAPTEQHYPAGADTQQASYAPPPLPPLSPTERVTRPSEQPEPPTKKRFRDPLSIVLICVIVVSLVVAGLIGGELYARHVADTKVAEAVACEVQDQATASFGVAPLLLWQLATQHFTNISVSTAGNQIRDAKGMKIDIVIKDVKLDRTSSSKGTIGSLDATITWTSDGIKDSVQNAIPVLGPFVTNSVTTHPADGTIELKGMLDNITTKPVVSGKGIQLQIQSFNALGFTLPRESVQSTLDAYTAKLTADYPLGIHADSVQVTPTGVTSHFSTQNATIPAGENNDSCFANI; encoded by the coding sequence GTGACGAACCCACCAGGACCACCGCACGAGGGCCCGTCATCGTGGGCTCCCAGCGAGGATCACGGTCCGTTCGGCCCGACCACCGCTCCGACCGAGCAGCACTACCCGGCGGGAGCGGACACCCAGCAGGCCAGCTATGCACCGCCACCCCTGCCGCCGCTCAGTCCCACCGAACGGGTTACCCGGCCTAGCGAACAGCCCGAGCCGCCGACGAAGAAGAGATTTCGCGACCCGCTGTCCATAGTTCTGATCTGTGTCATCGTGGTGTCGCTGGTGGTCGCGGGGCTGATCGGCGGCGAGCTCTACGCCCGCCACGTGGCCGACACCAAGGTCGCCGAGGCGGTGGCCTGCGAGGTCCAGGATCAGGCCACGGCATCGTTCGGAGTCGCGCCGTTGCTGCTGTGGCAACTCGCGACGCAGCACTTCACCAACATCTCGGTGTCGACGGCCGGCAACCAGATCCGCGATGCCAAGGGTATGAAGATCGACATCGTCATCAAAGACGTCAAGCTGGACCGGACGTCGTCGTCCAAGGGCACCATCGGATCACTCGACGCGACCATCACTTGGACCAGTGACGGCATCAAGGATTCGGTGCAGAACGCGATCCCGGTGCTGGGCCCGTTTGTCACGAACAGCGTGACCACCCATCCCGCCGACGGCACCATCGAACTGAAGGGAATGCTGGACAACATCACGACCAAGCCCGTGGTGTCCGGCAAGGGGATTCAGCTGCAGATTCAGAGCTTCAACGCGTTGGGCTTCACGCTGCCCCGCGAAAGCGTCCAGTCCACGCTCGATGCGTACACCGCGAAACTGACCGCCGACTACCCGCTGGGTATTCACGCCGACAGCGTGCAAGTGACGCCGACGGGCGTGACGAGCCACTTCTCGACCCAGAACGCCACGATTCCGGCCGGCGAAAACAACGATTCCTGCTTCGCCAACATTTAG
- the deoC gene encoding deoxyribose-phosphate aldolase → MTLRREQLAALVDHTLLKPEATDADVVALLAEAADLAVYAVCVSPSMVPVAAAAGGVRVATVAGFPSGKHVSAIKAEEAAQAVAAGASEVDMVIDVGAALAGQLAAVRSDIAAVRAAVPDAVLKVIVESAVLLGDSDGRTLTDVCRAAEEAGADFVKTSTGFHPAGGASVRAVALMAEAVGGRLGVKASGGIRTAADAIAMVDAGATRLGLSGTRAVLDGLG, encoded by the coding sequence ATGACACTTCGTCGAGAACAGCTCGCGGCACTCGTCGACCACACCCTGCTCAAACCCGAGGCCACCGACGCCGACGTGGTCGCGCTGCTGGCCGAGGCCGCAGACCTGGCCGTCTACGCGGTCTGCGTCTCCCCGTCGATGGTTCCCGTCGCCGCCGCGGCCGGTGGGGTCCGGGTCGCGACGGTGGCCGGCTTTCCGTCCGGCAAGCACGTCAGCGCGATCAAGGCCGAGGAGGCCGCCCAGGCGGTGGCAGCCGGGGCGAGCGAAGTTGACATGGTCATCGACGTTGGCGCCGCACTGGCCGGCCAGCTGGCCGCGGTGCGCTCCGACATCGCGGCGGTGCGCGCCGCAGTGCCCGATGCCGTCCTCAAGGTGATCGTGGAATCGGCTGTGCTGCTGGGTGATTCGGACGGACGCACGCTGACCGACGTGTGCCGGGCAGCCGAAGAGGCCGGCGCGGACTTCGTCAAAACCTCGACCGGGTTTCATCCCGCCGGTGGGGCGTCGGTGCGGGCCGTCGCGCTGATGGCCGAGGCCGTCGGCGGTCGCCTCGGGGTCAAGGCCAGCGGCGGTATTCGCACCGCCGCCGACGCGATCGCGATGGTGGACGCCGGGGCGACCAGGCTCGGCTTATCCGGGACGCGGGCAGTACTCGACGGACTCGGCTAA
- a CDS encoding DUF2599 domain-containing protein, whose protein sequence is MRAVLAAVVALLGWVPAVPVVGTASADPGTGEVNPAPPFVDHTAWAQWGRLASLRVFPTPSGRLASRQPNTAGAADEAWAEVLAMAPNADTPGMRAQFICHWQFAEMAQPGKTSWNLEPWRPVVDDAEMVASGCNPGGPEEPF, encoded by the coding sequence ATGAGGGCCGTGCTGGCCGCGGTCGTCGCGCTGCTGGGCTGGGTGCCCGCTGTGCCCGTTGTGGGCACCGCGTCGGCCGATCCCGGCACCGGTGAGGTCAATCCCGCCCCGCCGTTTGTCGACCACACCGCGTGGGCGCAGTGGGGACGGCTGGCCAGCTTGCGGGTCTTCCCGACGCCGTCGGGGCGGCTGGCCTCCCGGCAGCCCAACACCGCGGGTGCGGCCGACGAGGCGTGGGCCGAGGTGTTGGCGATGGCACCGAACGCCGATACCCCCGGCATGCGTGCGCAATTCATCTGCCATTGGCAATTCGCCGAAATGGCGCAACCCGGCAAGACGAGCTGGAACCTCGAACCATGGCGGCCCGTCGTCGACGACGCCGAGATGGTCGCGTCCGGCTGCAATCCGGGCGGCCCGGAGGAACCGTTCTGA
- a CDS encoding DUF2516 family protein produces MNHAVGTVMLVLQIGVLVMSVYAFIHAAMQRPDAYTAADKLTKPVWLVILGLAVALTSILSFVFGVLGMAISACAAGVYLVDVRPKLLEIQGKSR; encoded by the coding sequence GTGAATCATGCTGTGGGCACCGTCATGTTGGTCTTGCAGATCGGCGTCCTGGTGATGTCGGTCTACGCATTCATTCATGCGGCGATGCAGCGACCCGACGCGTACACCGCTGCGGACAAGCTGACCAAGCCGGTGTGGCTGGTGATCCTGGGCCTGGCCGTTGCGTTGACATCCATCCTCAGCTTCGTTTTCGGCGTGCTCGGCATGGCGATCTCGGCCTGCGCGGCGGGTGTGTATCTGGTCGACGTGCGGCCCAAACTTCTGGAAATCCAAGGCAAGTCGCGCTGA
- a CDS encoding heparin-binding hemagglutinin, with translation MADNSNIEELRAPLLAALGAADLALATVNELIGNLRDRAEDTRTDTRSRVEESRARIAKLQEDLPDQFTELRERFTPEELRKAAEGYLDAATNRYNELVDRGEAALQRLRSQRPFEETTARAEGYVDQAVELTQEALGTVATQTRAVGERAAKLVGIELPKKAESAGKAVAKKAPAKKAPAKKAAAKKAPAKKAPAKKVTQK, from the coding sequence ATGGCTGACAACTCGAACATCGAAGAATTACGGGCACCGTTGCTGGCGGCCCTGGGCGCAGCAGACCTGGCCCTGGCCACCGTGAACGAGCTCATCGGCAACCTGCGTGACCGCGCCGAGGACACCCGCACCGACACCCGCAGCCGGGTCGAGGAGAGCCGTGCTCGCATCGCCAAGCTGCAGGAAGACCTGCCCGACCAGTTCACCGAGCTGCGTGAGCGCTTCACCCCCGAGGAACTGCGTAAGGCTGCCGAGGGCTACCTGGACGCCGCGACCAACCGCTACAACGAGCTGGTTGACCGGGGTGAGGCCGCGCTGCAGCGGCTGCGCAGCCAGCGGCCGTTCGAGGAGACCACGGCGCGCGCCGAGGGCTACGTTGACCAGGCCGTCGAGCTGACCCAGGAAGCACTGGGCACGGTGGCGACGCAGACCCGCGCGGTCGGCGAGCGTGCCGCCAAGCTGGTCGGCATCGAGCTCCCCAAGAAGGCCGAGTCGGCCGGCAAGGCAGTGGCCAAGAAGGCTCCGGCCAAGAAGGCTCCCGCCAAGAAGGCCGCGGCCAAGAAGGCTCCGGCCAAGAAGGCCCCGGCCAAGAAGGTCACCCAGAAGTAG